Part of the Branchiostoma floridae strain S238N-H82 chromosome 11, Bfl_VNyyK, whole genome shotgun sequence genome, GCTCCGCCATCCAATACCGTTCAAGACACACTGGACCACTACCCCAAAAGGCTAATCGGAACTACCTCTACCTGAGGCGGGTTAAGGTGCCTTCTACGCATCGTCTAAGTGTAATTTGAACCAGTCCTTTGTGATTTGCTTGTAAGACTCTTGAATATGCATTCCAATATGCATTCCAAATGGGGaaggaatctcccgagcagccctcgtaacccctgcttgcCTATTGTCAGTTTCTGACCTAaggcgaagagatgctgttacagttataaTGTAACCCGTAGCCTCGGAGTGGCCCTCAGGTTTTCAAAAtgacctctctctctctttctctctctctctctatatatgtatgtgtgtgtgtgtgtgtgtgtgcgtgcgttcgTGAGTGTGTTACGTTACTGATCAGGCGCACCAACTGTTCGCTCTCTGCATCCAAAGCACTGGTTGCCTCGTCCAGTAGCAGCACCGCTGGTTTCCTGATCAGCGCCCGGGCGATCGCCACCCTCTGCTTCTGCCCCCCGGACAGCTGTATCCCCTTCTCCCCAGTCCCTGTCTCGTACCCCTCTGGAAGCTCCGTGATGAACTCATGGGCGTTGGCCTGCCTAGCAACGCGCTGCACCTCCTCCAAGCTGCAGTTGTCCAGGGCATAGGAGATGTTGTCTTTGATGGAGCGGGCAAACAGCACCGGCTCTTGCCCAACTAAAGCCACCTATTAAAACGACATCAAATCCACACAGACACTTTTTAATCCCTGATTTTATCCCATATTGATAACTAAAGCTTGTCCAGTGTTTAAGAAACAATTGATCTTAGCTCGATGATATTAGATCGAGTTGTGAAAAGCTTCCCACTGCTACAGTGTCAAATACAAACCTCAATGTAACATTACGTATTATGATACACCTGTTCTATGTTTTAAAGTAGCCTGTTGCAGATGTAACATGATATAGCTGTTGTGAAGCCCACGTCACAAATCAAGAACTGAGCTCGACCGATGTGTGTCGGCGAGCTCCAACAGGGCATCTTCGGCCAAAGTAAGGCCGACGTCCTGGCGACTGCTGTGGCTTCGGGTCATTTGTGACGGGGCAGATCTTCAGCACAAAAATTACGGTCGACGCtcgggtgattttgaaattcggCTGGTGCTCGCTTGTATCATGAATCAGGTTTTATAAGGATGGATATCTTAAATAACCAAAAACCTCTATGCATTAAAAGAACTCAATGTAACTTTTGCACTCTGAAATGGCGAAAACGATTGCAACTTTGTCAGTGACAGTGTCTCTACAATGTAGCTTCAGCACTTAATCCATGTGGTACAAAAATTGTAGTATGGGTACCTATCATCCACCGGCTCAATAATTCCGCTTGCTATTCTGTACAATATCCCCTCATACTAAAATCAGGCATGAATGATAATAATAAGACTCACCTTTCGGTGTAGAAACTTGTGATCATACGCCATGATGGGGTTACCGTCTAGCAGCACTTGGCCTGACGTGGTCTCATAGAAGCGTTCCAGCAGGTTGACACAGGTGCTCTTCCCACTGCCACTTGGGCCGACCAGGGCAACAACTTCGCCGGGAGACACCTGGAAGGAGACATCCTGGAGCAGAAATGGTAACATAAAACTTTGAAACACTGGTAGAATCTCGTGCCTCGTTTCACTACGTTTCCTTCGAAAAGTTCTTCATACGTTTCCAATTCGTAAGTGTTTGAGAAATGAGCTTCGAAGCTATGCTATATCTAAAAACTTGGGGACAAGTTATAAAGCCAGCCTGAAGCCAGCCGTCCTGTTATGCAATGGTTCCATCTGCACCAGCGTCCGTAAGGGATATCGATGTAGCTGCGGCCGGACTGTGAacccacaaatttgtcccagtggccgtggactgccggataccgcgGGGGTACCTCACTACTTCTTGCCTGGTCCGGGTTGATTCTTTACAGTGATCATGAGTTAGCAAATCTGGGGGTCCTGCCGTgcccccaaaatagcccggtattTTCAGGCTGCCTCACGGGGCCAAGCCCGAAAGTGCAGAAAAGTTGCCCGTAAGCTAGCCGGGccccctttttttttcaaatgggcCGTATCATGAAATAGAGCCGCCCTCAAGACGACTACTTACATGTAGGTGAGGTAGCTAATCATCTATCACGGGTGGAATTCATTCTAACAAGCCTTAGCAATGATAGAAAGATTTAAGAACATGCATTACCTTTAGGACAGGTACCCGCTGTCTGGAGGGGTATGACATCCACACGTTCCTGAACTCGATGTGTCCTTCCAGTTTCCAAGGTGCCAGCCGACCGCCACGTTTTACTTCCGGTTCACGGTCTATGTATTCGATGACTTTCTGGCACGTGCCCACGGCCTCCATCAGCTTTGCGTATACTTGGATCGTCAGTTTCTGTCGCATGATCATCAGTTAAAAATGAGAGATTGACACGTAGATTTTTTATTAGACATTCACAGGGTTGTACTATAGGGGTCCTATAGTTGTCCAAACCCTcaacactaggggtgggtaccggtacgatgtaccggtacaagACCgtcttttcttgttggaccggtccggaaaatacggacctgAATAAAAATCAATAGACCGGATgctggaccgattcgaaaatgaacagattatactgtcaggcgttcacgtgttttgtgGATTACAGgtacaagaaaataacaaaagcgaagAAGTTCAATACCCAATTAATTGTTGTTacttttttgccttgccgccgcaGGCGGCATGGCCTTGTagccactattttcttggttggttcaatggttccatggttccatggttccatggttcaatggttcaagcaatgttaacccagcccttccaaaggcccttcccagttctctttctcgaggacaaacttacggcttaggcgactAACAGTACATACCCGTCAATCTTTATACCTCCCTTTTacgcatttgataacagttgtggtcggtactgaaagcctcttaacatctggttacatcgaatgaatgaagcgttcgtatggtaatatttcaaatccattgaagtaaatatataatcaagtgaattatctcgcataataatttgcattacctattcataaagatgaaataaatgcctaattagaccaatgaattgcatgtgaatatataagtaggcaatgacgtcatcgaaacgtctcaagaacgtttgactaggtatttcaacgctaccacgaaaaccctctgccgtacgctgttttccccgacgatcgccccgatttggccgGGCGGCGGCGCCGCGCGATCCaaacgcgccaaattttgggccgcgtgcccctcagaaacggaggatatgtgactgaagcggcacaaatagaaccttttttgacgctatggatgaagaatttcaaggtaaaatacttgatacaatttgtagtgtttgggggaggggggcatgttgaagaaaatgtgcttttgaacaattttttctcaagtcaatcccagcaatataatttctatgcagtgtttctttatccatgttttagtcatgaaacttacatgtatgtaaaatgtttcttagtaattttttcttattagtttattgctttctttagcatattttacatatggatcattgattggcctgttgtgtgctactagtatttcttttcacttgttgaacttgaggtaCCATGGTAACTTGAGGTACCTACAGGGTATGcccaatttttaagaaaatctcaattgtattttcaatgtcatcgttactgttggtgtgaatcatcccttgcctcgttccaagactaaaataccattttgtatttttttcacttgttgaacttgaggcaccgtgcCCCCTGATATGGGTCAGCCGGgtaacctatgcccaaatttttcaaaacactaatggcatttttgttaacgtgaaaaatttgtgcaaccagaatgtgtattctttgtcagattgtgccaagggtttttctggtgtagcagaaatcataaatatgtacttacctgcaatattatactcttgtctctactatcagccaggttcctaccgaccgggcgaggttgtcgcagttggtactgagattcagtcgcagaagatggctcagaaacagtgacacttacctccttccatcttgttgcaggtatttatctacttaatcaatgataataagttaatctattccttaccccaacttgcctttctttctttattgaattcttcatttcattattggatcattctgaatctttcgtcacaagaaagaaagaagtcataagaaagatgatgatgtagatgaacatcagacgtggtactggagtaggtcgtcatcccctcagatggaagaacattatcaccatgatggtagacatgttaatcatgaaactcaaataattttgtttttcaggtggagtgtagattgcaccaagtaccagatgtagctgatataagactggagagcggagcggagatattgaatggtagaggtcaaacataatgttgacaagttgtgcagccagtgctattagcattaagtttgttaaagaatactgttgctaccagtaaccacagaaaatgatgagtaagcctgttgtttttgtaaaaagtagtttacattgcattatactatttatagtattgattaaataaggagaagttcatgtacctgcaagtacatcaaagaaatctgtgtcgattgtatgtatcctgaagactgagcctttgaccttgaaaaatgttgaacttgtcctaataaatttagtgtttacacaatgtctacctattgatattttatctcttattagtacaaacatctgtcttctatattttattacaaatgtatctaagtgtaaagttgtactgttgatacagtgtaacatcatggctcaacatgaaaataatgcgacatattcacacacttacctttcaccttgaccaagttgaccttgttataaggcaattaatattgctgatattctatagatgtgacattgttggtaatataagataccataatgttgtgtacattgcaaaagtatatgaagtatgatatttaatcttctacaatgcgactcaactggtgcaaaaaacaccattgactgtaacccaaaatgtgaacttttaaacccaaatttacttatttcttaaagaataaggtaagatgacaattattgtgtgaaaggacaccagtgggtgctgcatacatcgaccctgtgtaaaagcataataaaatgccatgaatgttcagaactctgtggagtgattctatgtagtacatattacgggtaaataagataaaacaagctttgcagcctttacttaccttttcatcacccctcaaaaaaggtattttttttattttcatcgtttatcgcgcagccggccatatctgagggtaggtttgggcaactttgtggagccatatctcagcaaccgttCAAGCCATTCGCttcatctaaaaagcattttactcctcttggttagctctttcagaaacagtaaaaacagtcattgtattgtgtttttgccaaggcacagcattttgccttgccgggcttgaagtgctgacctactttttcctgacgatatccctaacacgcggcaaggcacaacttttttaaaaagatttcttgtttatatttatctttctgtttttcttgtcaATTATCTACCATTTTGTTATAATAGCGGCGccaatatatacatgttttaACTTCGGTGGGCCGCTATCTGTATTTTGCTTATGCATGTTTGTTCCATAAAAAACGACTTACTTCCATTGATCCCCTGAGACGGTTCACGTACAGGAAAAAGGACACCAGGTTACCTCCGGTCATCTTGTGGGCCATCACAAGATGGCCGCCGTAGTACAAGGTCAGCACGAACAGGACAAGGTCAAATGCCTGAAGCACAATAGAAAGTCTAAGTGCTTACATGTCTTCATGTCTGTAGTGATCATCAATGTCTATATGGTTCTACCAATGCTTGTCCGCAGCCCcacaacattacaaaacagtaaggtagagagaaatgaactgtataaggttatacaaaacctatttccttatttcatacacctaagttctgtggcaaaattcatattcctaatgcaactagacaaaccatggATCATAAAACCCTGTGGTGGCTCCCCACGCATAACTTCCCCACGTAACACGCAAATTATTTCCCCTATAGCCAGCGTACTCGGTCTGGTAGAGACTCCATTGGCCAAGCAACAGCAACTGACTGGAAATTGATCATAACggtctttgtttttctttatttgtacgTGTCTATTCAATTATCATGACGTTTACATGAATACAAGCATTATTGTCGTAGATATGCCAATAAAGACTTACTTGTAATGTAAAGTCATGAACGCTCATTGATCCCAGAGACTTACGTGTTCGGCAAATGTGAAGCTCCCAAACAGCAAGGCCTTCCGGATGTGCAGTTTGTACGTGTCATTCAGTCGCTCGCTGGGAGTTTAAGTTAAAAAAACGCATTGTTAGTGACTATACTTTTTTTCACATATTACTGGAAAAACGCCATTGCTTGTAAATAAATAAtcccagagagagagagagagagagagggagagagagagggggagatagagagagaacgagaaagaaaaaagagagagacaaGTAATAGCGGACTCTCTCTTAACAAAATGCTCTACTCATTCACCTGTATCTCGCGCACTCTCTGCTCTCGTTCGCGAAGCTGCGGACCGTTCTAATGTTGGCACACGTCTCGTCAGCAACCTCATTGGCCCTGGCAAAAGACGTCTGGATGTCCATGGCAACTTCCTGCATGAGACAATACATCAAAACGCGTTAAAGGTCTTTATAAATGCTCATTGCTTTAGTATTCGTATTACTTTAGACAATATTGTAACCATTTTTTAATGATACGGGTTATATTGAGTTGTCGATGCTGCAGTTGACTTATATAATttttcctggagtccgggtgatttgtagagaatcaccaactctagacggaaggatttgtaccgtcgcacgtgtggtgggttctttaaagtgcgtggggtgtggctctccccatacacgggaccgtcatttaacatcctatccgagggacggccttgtcgcagctaggtactcattttcacctaagtaaagtgaggaagctttaagtgtctttcccaatgtCGTTACCTTAAGATATTCTCCAAACACCCTGGTGACCACAGCAACAGCAGGCAGCATGATAAGAGCCAGGATAGACAGTCTCCAGGACAACTTCAACATGAACGCCACAATGCCGACCACACGCACGGTACTCGCACAGAGAACTTTGACATGGTTGACAAATACCTCGGTGGTGACGGTTGTGTCCGCACTGAGGCGAGAGATTAGTTCACCTGAGCAAGAAATCgatgaatgaatgttttttttttaagttaatgGTTTGAACGATTAAAAAAACTAAGCATGAGCTACAGATCATAAGGAAATAAATTGAAATTATAGAATTATCTGTAAGCAAATGCCAAGGAAATACAGAAAACCAAAGGAATGGATACAAACAAATCAGGTGAAAGTAGCGCTTAACAAGGTATATTACTTAAATTCCATATGATTATCCAAGTAATGACTAATCATACATGAAAATCAAGAAACAGGGAAACAACAAACCAGGAGTAAATAGACACCTTCTCCTATCTAAAACAATGTTTTCGGGAAAAACAACTAAGTTTTCACCAGTTTTGACGCTGTCGAAGAATCCGATCTCCTGGCTAGTGATGGACCGGAACAGCAGGTTTCGGACTCGGATGTTCAGCTTTATTTTGGTGATCTCGAATAATCCAGTACGCATGCCATAACAGACTGCACTGCAGGGGTCAGAACAAGACATGTGGACAGACAAATCATCTCATGTCTTGTTGACACAAAGCTAACAGAGTATTGAAAACTGTTgacaaatgcagaaactttcgtggtggtttcatgtttccggttttcgcggtggccgcttcaccgcgatcttaaaaccaccgcgagcatttttccatggcagtaagagactacagtgcatagctctatcacaaacttaaaaccactgcgaaaagttcCTTTTCCCATTACCGTGAAATTAGATCCCCcttgaaattaaatgcattaaaCAGTATTCGCCCtggactactctccaagcagaagttgatgggaaaaatcgtgaccttttccttatatgccgtttCTGTCTGCCATAAAAATGCCAGG contains:
- the LOC118426613 gene encoding ATP-binding cassette sub-family B member 9-like, producing MDIQTSFARANEVADETCANIRTVRSFANESRECARYSERLNDTYKLHIRKALLFGSFTFAEHAFDLVLFVLTLYYGGHLVMAHKMTGGNLVSFFLYVNRLRGSMEKLTIQVYAKLMEAVGTCQKVIEYIDREPEVKRGGRLAPWKLEGHIEFRNVWMSYPSRQRVPVLKDVSFQVSPGEVVALVGPSGSGKSTCVNLLERFYETTSGQVLLDGNPIMAYDHKFLHRKVALVGQEPVLFARSIKDNISYALDNCSLEEVQRVARQANAHEFITELPEGYETGTGEKGIQLSGGQKQRVAIARALIRKPAVLLLDEATSALDAESEQLVQQATQNLRGQTVIVVAHRLSTVEKADRIIVIDKGMVVEQGRHDQLILHSGSTYAISFLTHKLAGITK